In Daphnia pulicaria isolate SC F1-1A chromosome 5, SC_F0-13Bv2, whole genome shotgun sequence, a single genomic region encodes these proteins:
- the LOC124340734 gene encoding ovarian-specific serine/threonine-protein kinase Lok-like: MSTSSAESDPESSTSSYGNSGTPWGWLVWNIPQRTVGIPLGSTEGEHMATIGRGDYCTVTVSPTLVANSLFQRISRQHCTLEKSMEDGKFTISNHSPNGTFVNGERVDYLRTLSIDHGDVVALCSAESAANFTFYDNYHRFPGYHLHFNNKYLVLSIITSGLFGEVCRAIVKSNSSVVAIKTVHANKCEKPYDCVTVNPRGVDALRNEIAVLSQLDHPCIVKMLDSAGNWPESRMLIVMEFPGGGDLQQRMSDFSLLSEPNAKYWFVQMVSAIRYCHNRSPPIVHRNLNPSNVLLTSADEFAIVKVTKLLDMALE; encoded by the exons ATGTCGACGTCGTCTGCTGAGAGCGATCCCGAGTCATCCACGTCGTCCTACGGCAACAGCGGCACACCTTGGGGGTGGCTGGTCTGGAACATTCCGCAACGGACAGTCGGCATTCCCTTGGG GTCGACCGAGGGCGAACACATGGCCACCATTGGCCGAGGAGACTATTGCACCGTGACCGTCTCGCCTACACTCGTCGCCAATTCGCTCTTCCAACGCATCAGCCGCCAACATTGCACACTGGAAAAATCGATGGAAGACGGAAAATTTACGATTTCAAACCACTCACCCAATGGAACGTTTGTCAACGGCGAACGAGTCGATTACCTGCGCACACTGTCCATCGATCACGGCGACGTCGTCGCTCTCTGCTCCGCCGAGAGCGCGGCAAACTTCACCTTTTACGACAACTACCATCGCTTTCCGGGATATCACCTGCACTTCAACAACAAGTATCTCGTTCTGAGCATCATAACGAGTGG GTTGTTCGGCGAAGTTTGCAGAGCCATCGTAAAGAGCAACAGCAGCGTTGTTGCAATCAAGACTGTTCACGCCAATAAGTGCGAGAAACCGTATGACTGTGTGACGGTGAACCCACGTGGCGTCGATGCTCTAAGAAATGAAATCGCAGTGCTCTCACAGCTGGATCACCCCTGCATCGTCAAG ATGCTAGACTCTGCCGGCAACTGGCCAGAAAGCAGAATGTTAATAGTTATGGAGTTCCCTGGCGGCGGTGATTTGCAACAGAGGATGTCCGACTTTTCCCTGTTGTCAGAGCCAAATGCCAAGTATTGGTTCGTACAAATGGTTTCGGCAATTAGATACTGTCACAACCGCTCACCGCCCATTGTCCACCGTAACCTGAATCCCTCCAACGTGTTGCTGACAAGCGCTGATGAATTTGCAATAGTAAAGGTAACCAAATTACTGGATATGGCGTTGGAGTGA
- the LOC124340735 gene encoding probable ATP-dependent RNA helicase spindle-E yields the protein MLKKENAIIIKGFTGCGKTTQVPQFILDECYANKTPCNIVVTQPRRIAAISIAKRVCFERNWTLGTVVGYRVGMERQVSESTLLTYVTTGCLLETLVARKTLEGYTHIVVDEVHERDEDTDFLLLVLNRFLRKTKTPTKIILMSATADAGKFSQYFKTPELGDFPQGDRPWRNAPIINVDRAEPFNINVYYMDCLKQLGFLTATIDPNDETPRIDKLQYELVSRLISAFDSKREIKRYGRHSEYENISSVRSAVLIFLPGTGEIDAMHKALVDFETNAVHKNYWHILPLHSRITSEEQSRVFQSITCLPTNFRHFRKIILSTNIAESSITVPDITYIIDFCLTKQLTTDTETNFCSLKLEWAAKSNCMQRRGRVGRVTEGVVYRMVSKRFYDEKLPDDVTPEILRSPLEQTVLRTKLLDLDPPEKMLALVIDPPKHGNIARTILLLKEMGALFTTVNGVVSSFDGDLSYLGRVLSRLPIDVHLGKLVMLGYVFNILEECIIMAAGLSSKNIFTSPYQKKLLAYQVKMQWADGSFSDPIATLNAYQVYKNLEHQEHFKRSGASERMREKNWAHDNFIELKALKEMDMLVKEIKFRLHSIGIEGVVGPNVRPLTGSQKALLLRVVLFGAFYPNYFTRDAVCGQIDEREAVKSLCGLDPFQTVKLTNFPPNQLGKAYVRQIKNSMSEIFSMLRVDTWNAKITFDSQRVFIQFHQEGNPYQSMSVPGRICLPVYLAIKQRFLGIPYHVRLFDKRDAENYRARVEESARRLLLMSDVESVVSSQSIPSEVPYVLQIPAPRLPELHEYEIPVSVCHVDEPNHFWCHRLDSRSKRDYTQIIGLVGPQGSRLERWDITVPVVKGNLVMGPFKSAVHNVVEYYRAKVLSTQQGVPIHEKRVRLYFIDFGNAAVAHVKDLRVVPDGLLKFPPLAIECHLTGVGPSLINDPIGKWTNSGKEWFEMQTVDQVLTARVFSVVNGITSMDLIGEGGSWENSIAAQMLELKYAVKVDESFINKRDNEQRQSEQEAEPNSRMAKHRQRELEKQRFVVAEYLAMELEVDEPRQYSRNETCVVKLVGPSSPLEMNMYGKVQSLLGTMVKIENDSVNSVILEDQPGDHHERVLVAAHVGSQQNGRHVQARSTTLLPNIPGLPAILTLLFAPRAEFRADKDIKRLTGAICGLGYDHEKQQSFYPEHDMELNFDSEIGLTDVLLINKIRFWLNSVMGALSFSQHHAAPSQERMREVSQKTLGYLFELITKSRGDVEFLPSTSYKWNLIKTEHLLQSDVAERRLHTLIPLHDCIKLNP from the exons AtgctgaagaaagaaaatgcaatCATCATTAAGGGTTTCACTGGCTGCGGTAAAACAACCCAAGTGCCTCAATTCATCCTGGATGAATGCTATGCAAATAAAACACCTTGCAACATTGTTGTCACCCAGCCAAGGCGTATTGCAGCCATCAGTATTGCTAAAAGAGTCTGCTTTGAAAGGAACTGGACTCTTGGAACTGTTGTTGGATACAGA GTTGGGATGGAACGGCAAGTGAGTGAGTCTACCCTGCTCACCTATGTAACCACTGGATGTCTTTTGGAGACACTAGTAGCCAGAAAAACTCTTGAAGGCTACACTCACA TTGTTGTCGATGAAGTTCACGAGAGAGATGAAGACACCGATTTTTTGCTGTTGGTTTTAAACAGATTCCTCCGCAAAACGAAGACGCCaaccaaaattattttgatgtcAGCCACAGCCGATGCTGGAAAGTTTTCTCAGTATTTCAAAACCCCTGAGTTAGGCGACTTTCCGCAAGGGGATAGACCGTGGCGCAACGCTCCTATCATTAATGTGGACCGCGCCGAGCCTTTTAACATCAACGTTTACTACATGGACTGTCTGAAACAGTTAGGG TTTCTTACGGCAACGATAGATCCAAACGATGAGACTCCTCGAATCGATAAACTCCAGTACGAACTTGTGAGTCGGCTGATCTCTGCTTTCGACAGCAAACGGGAAATCAAGCGCTACGGGCGTCATTCCGAGTACGAAAATATTTCGAGCGTTCGGAGTGCAGTCCTGATATTCTTGCCCGGCACTGGCGAAATTGATGCCATGCACAAAGCTCTCGTAGACTTTGAGACCAATGCGGTCCACAAGAACTATTGGCACATCTTGCCGCTGCATTCACGCATCACTAGCGAAGAGCAAAGTCGAGTTTTCCAGTCCATTACGTGTTTGCCTACAAACTTTAGGCACTTTCGCAAAATCATTCTCTCCACCAACATCGCCGAGAGCTCAATCACTGTTCCGGACATTACGTACATCATTGATTTCTGCCTGACAAAGCAGCTCACCACCGATACGGAAACGAACTTTTGCTCCCTCAAG TTGGAGTGGGCTGCCAAGAGCAACTGTATGCAGCGCAGAGGACGTGTTGGTCGTGTTACCGAGGGCGTTGTTTATCGAATGGTTTCCAAGCGCTTCTACGACGA GAAATTGCCTGATGACGTGACTCCCGAGATCCTTCGCTCTCCCCTGGAGCAGACCGTTTTGCGTACCAAGTTGTTGGACCTGGATCCACCCGAGAAAATGTTGGCACTCGTCATCGACCCTCCCAAACATGGCAACATCGCCAGGACAATCCTGCTACTCAAAGAAATGGGAGCTCTATTCACGACAGTCAACGGCGTTGTCAGTTCATTTGATGGGGACTTGAGTTACCTCGGTCGAGTCCTCTCTCGCCTCCCCATAGACGTCCACTTGGGCAAGCTGGTTATGCTCG GATACGTGTTCAACATCCTGGAAGAGTGCATCATTATGGCTGCCGGGCTCAGTTCAAAGAACATTTTTACTTCCCCTTATCAAAAGAAGCTGCTGGCCTATCAAGTCAAAATGCAATGGGCCGATGGCTCTTTCAGCGACCCTATCGCAACGCTTAATGCATACCAAGTGTATAAGAACTTGGAGCACCAAGAGCACTTTAAGCGGAGCGGAGCGTCGGAAAGAATGCGGGAGAAGAATTGGGCGCACGACAATTTCATCGAACTCAAAGCGCTCAAG GAGATGGATATGTTggtgaaagaaatcaaattccgTCTACATTCCATCGGAATCGAAGGTGTCGTCGGGCCGAACGTTAGACCGCTAACGGGAAGCCAAAAGGCGCTTCTGCTTCGTGTTGTGCTCTTCGGCGCCTTTTATCCGAACTATTTCACTCGGGACGCCGTCTGCGGGCAGATCGATGAACGCGAGGCCGTCAAATCTCTTTGCGGACTGGATCCCTTCCAAACGGTTAAACTTACCAATTTTCCACCGAATCAACTCGGCAAAGCCTACGTCCGACAAATTAAAAACAGCATGTCGGAAATATTCA GTATGCTGAGGGTGGATACATGGAATGCCAAAATCACGTTTGATTCGCAGAGGGTGTTTATTCAATTTCATCAAGAGGGAAATCCTTACCAAAGTATGAGTGTACCCGGAAGGATCTGCTTGCCCGTTTACTTGGCCATCAAACAGAGATTCCTCGGTATTCCCTATCACGTGCGGTTGTTTGACAAGAGAGATGCCGAAAACTACCGCGCTCGA GTGGAAGAGTCGGCTAGACGTTTGTTACTAATGAGTGACGTGGAATCGGTGGTGTCAAGTCAGAGCATTCCGAGTGAAGTGCCGTACGTTCTTCAGATTCCGGCACCACGTCTGCCCGAACTTCACGAATACGAAATACCTGTCAGCGTCTGTCACGTGGACGAGCCCAATCATTTCTGGTGTCACCGCCTGGATAGTCGTTCGAAACGTGATTACACACAGATCATTGGCCTTGTGGGCCCACAGGGCAGTCGTTTGGAGAGGTGGGATATTACAGTTCCCGTCGTCAAGGGCAATCTGGTGATGGGTCCGTTTAAATCCGCCGTCCACAATGTTGTGGAGTACTATCGTGCCAAGGTGCTTAGCACGCAGCAGGGCGTGCCGATTCATGAGAAACGCGTTCGCCTTTATTTTATCGATTTCGGCAACGCAGCCGTGGCCCACGTCAAGGATTTGCGAGTGGTGCCTGACGGACTGCTCAAATTCCCACCTTTGGCCATTGAATGCCACTTGACAGGAGTGGGTCCGTCACTTATCAACGATCCCATAGGAAAGTGGACAAACTCCGGCAAAGAATGGTTTGAGATGCAGACGGTGGATCAAGTACTTACAGCCAGG GTGTTTTCGGTCGTCAACGGAATCACATCTATGGATCTGATTGGTGAAGGTGGTAGTTGGGAGAACTCAATCGCTGCTCAGATGTTGGAACTCAAGTATGCCGTCAAAGTGGATGAATCTTTTATAAACAAACGAGATAATGAACAGCGTCAATCCGAGCAAGAAGCCGAGCCGAATTCTCGCATGGCTAAACACCGACAACGAGA GTTGGAAAAACAGAGATTTGTGGTGGCCGAGTATTTGGCaatggaacttgaagttgacgaGCCAAGGCAGTACAGTCGCAATGAAACTTGTGTTGTCAAACTTGTTGGTCCTTCTAGTCCGTTGGAGATGAATATGTACGGCAAAGTGCAATCCCTATTGGGTACCATGGTGAAGATAGAAAATGATTCCGTCAACTCCGTTATACTGGAAGATCAACCTGGTGATCATCACGAGCGCGTTCTCGTTGCTGCTCAC GTCGGCTCTCAACAAAACGGTCGCCACGTCCAGGCTCGCAGCACTACTCTTCTTCCAAATATCCCCGGTTTACCGGCCATTTTGACGCTTCTTTTTGCTCCGAGAGCTGAATTCCGGGCGGACAAGGACATCAAACGCCTTACAGGTGCCATTTGTGGGTTAGGTTACGATCACGAGAAGCAGCAATCCTTCTATCCTGAACATGATATGGAACTTAACTTTGACTCGGAGATTGGTCTTACG GATGTGCTCCTCATCAACAAAATTAGATTTTGGTTGAATTCCGTTATGGGCGCACTGTCATTCAGTCAACACCACGCAGCGCCATCCCAGGAGCGCATGAGGGAAGTCAGTCAGAAAACGCTTGGATATTTGTTTGAGCTCATCACCAAATCGCGTGGTGATGTCGAATTTCTTCCCTCGACCAGCTATAAATGGAATCTCATCAAAACTGAACACCTTCTACAGTCGGATGTCGCTGAAAGACGACTGCATACTCTGATTCCACTCCACGACTGTATTAAGCTTAACCCCTGA